The Skermanella pratensis genome has a window encoding:
- a CDS encoding SDR family NAD(P)-dependent oxidoreductase, giving the protein MTYANNAPHKPGLVLITGATGGFGGAFARRFAAIGSRLVLAGRRADRLKALRDELETEVHTVEVDVRDRRAIEQAFGSLPSGFAEVETLINNAGLALGADSAQKSDPDDWETMIDTNDKGLVFCTRALLPGMIERGRGHVVNIGSTAGNYPYPGGHVYCASKAFVKQFSLALRADLQGTGVRVTNVEPGMVETDFSLVRFKGDAEKAGKVYADTTPLTADDVAEAVFWAATLPPHFNVNRLEIMPTTQAFGPLSIHRSK; this is encoded by the coding sequence ATGACCTATGCCAACAACGCCCCGCACAAGCCGGGACTGGTGCTGATCACCGGCGCCACCGGGGGCTTCGGCGGCGCCTTCGCGCGCCGGTTCGCCGCGATCGGGTCGAGGCTCGTGCTGGCCGGGCGCCGTGCGGACCGGCTGAAGGCGCTCCGCGACGAACTGGAGACGGAGGTCCACACCGTCGAGGTGGATGTCCGCGACCGCAGGGCCATCGAGCAGGCCTTCGGCTCCCTGCCTTCTGGTTTCGCCGAGGTCGAGACGCTGATCAACAATGCCGGTCTGGCGCTGGGCGCCGACTCCGCCCAGAAATCCGACCCGGACGACTGGGAAACCATGATCGACACCAACGACAAGGGGCTGGTTTTCTGCACCCGCGCGCTGCTGCCGGGCATGATCGAGCGCGGACGCGGACATGTGGTGAACATCGGTTCGACCGCGGGCAACTATCCCTACCCCGGCGGCCATGTCTACTGCGCCTCGAAAGCCTTCGTGAAGCAGTTCTCCCTTGCCCTGCGGGCCGACCTCCAGGGCACGGGGGTGCGGGTCACCAACGTGGAGCCGGGCATGGTAGAGACCGATTTCTCGCTGGTGCGCTTCAAGGGCGATGCCGAGAAGGCGGGCAAGGTCTATGCGGACACCACGCCGCTGACCGCCGACGATGTGGCCGAAGCGGTCTTCTGGGCCGCGACGCTGCCGCCCCACTTCAACGTCAACCGGCTGGAGATCATGCCGACCACCCAGGCCTTCGGACCGCTGTCGATCCACCGGTCGAAGTGA
- the hfq gene encoding RNA chaperone Hfq, which translates to MSEKSQNVQDVFLNHVRKNKTPVTVFLVNGVKLQGIITWFDNFSVLLRRDAHSQLVYKHAISTVMPAHPIQLFEPPKEGEGT; encoded by the coding sequence ATGTCCGAAAAAAGTCAAAATGTTCAGGACGTTTTCTTAAACCACGTCCGAAAGAACAAGACCCCGGTCACCGTGTTCCTGGTGAACGGTGTCAAACTCCAAGGCATCATAACGTGGTTCGATAACTTCTCCGTCCTGCTGCGACGTGATGCGCATAGCCAACTGGTCTACAAGCACGCAATCTCGACTGTGATGCCAGCCCATCCTATTCAACTCTTCGAGCCGCCCAAGGAAGGTGAAGGTACCTAA
- a CDS encoding HAD family hydrolase, whose product MLFDWDNTLVDNWGCIHAALNAALVAHGLPPWTLEETRVRVRQSLRDSFPRLFGDRWTDARDIFYDHFGRHHLDYLKPLPGAEGLLSALAGQGVYLGVVSNKTGRFLRAESALLGWDQYFGKLVGAGDAAQDKPAVDPIHMALEPFGLAAGPDVWFIGDADVDMQCAHAGGCVPVLIGNSPDDFGNFPPAHRFDTCDIVSDLVRRLGAPISLESPVEKRK is encoded by the coding sequence GTGCTGTTCGATTGGGACAATACCCTGGTCGACAACTGGGGTTGCATCCATGCCGCGCTGAATGCCGCGCTGGTCGCTCACGGCCTGCCGCCCTGGACCCTGGAGGAGACCCGGGTCCGCGTCCGGCAGAGCCTGCGCGACAGCTTTCCCCGCCTGTTCGGCGACCGCTGGACCGACGCGCGCGACATCTTCTACGACCATTTCGGCCGCCACCATCTCGATTACCTGAAGCCGCTCCCCGGCGCCGAGGGACTGCTGTCCGCCCTGGCCGGGCAGGGGGTCTACCTGGGAGTGGTCAGCAACAAGACGGGCCGTTTCCTGCGGGCCGAGTCGGCCCTGCTCGGTTGGGACCAGTACTTCGGCAAGCTTGTCGGCGCCGGAGATGCGGCGCAAGATAAACCTGCGGTTGACCCGATCCACATGGCGCTGGAGCCGTTTGGATTGGCTGCCGGCCCTGACGTGTGGTTCATCGGCGATGCGGATGTTGATATGCAGTGTGCCCATGCCGGCGGATGCGTTCCGGTGCTGATCGGGAACAGTCCGGACGACTTCGGGAATTTTCCGCCTGCGCATCGGTTTGACACCTGCGATATAGTATCCGACTTGGTACGGCGCCTTGGCGCCCCCATATCGCTGGAGTCTCCAGTCGAAAAACGAAAATAG
- a CDS encoding phytanoyl-CoA dioxygenase family protein encodes MKLTPEQLATFEEQGYIFLPEAFTPEEVEVLRREAEQIYRSDRPEIWREKSGAPRTAFAAHTYNEAFRILGAHPRLIEPVEQFFGEKLYMHQYKINAKAAFDGEVWQWHQDYGTWARDDGMPEPRAMNISVFIDEVMPINGPLMLIPRSHTHGTLPAGHDKQTTSYPLWTLDHDSVAKLVDEGGIVAPTGKPGSVLMFHGNLVHGSAGNITPYPRKIVYLTLCAVSNHIRKPTRPEWIAHQDFTPIETVADDALTAYARSGRLAAE; translated from the coding sequence ATGAAACTCACCCCGGAACAGCTCGCCACCTTCGAGGAACAGGGCTACATCTTCCTGCCGGAAGCTTTCACGCCCGAGGAGGTCGAAGTCCTCCGCCGCGAGGCCGAGCAGATCTACCGTTCCGACCGGCCGGAGATCTGGCGCGAAAAGAGCGGCGCACCGCGCACCGCCTTCGCGGCGCACACCTACAACGAGGCCTTCCGCATCCTCGGCGCACATCCCCGCCTGATCGAGCCGGTGGAGCAGTTCTTCGGCGAAAAGCTCTACATGCACCAGTACAAGATCAACGCCAAGGCGGCGTTCGACGGCGAGGTCTGGCAGTGGCACCAGGATTATGGAACCTGGGCGCGTGACGACGGCATGCCGGAACCCCGCGCCATGAACATTTCGGTGTTCATCGACGAGGTCATGCCGATCAACGGCCCGCTGATGCTGATCCCGCGCAGCCACACGCACGGCACGCTCCCGGCCGGCCATGACAAGCAGACCACGTCGTATCCGCTCTGGACCCTGGACCATGATTCCGTCGCCAAGCTGGTCGACGAAGGCGGCATCGTGGCGCCGACCGGCAAGCCCGGCTCGGTCCTGATGTTCCACGGCAACCTTGTCCATGGTTCGGCCGGCAACATCACCCCCTACCCTCGCAAGATCGTCTATCTGACCCTGTGCGCGGTTTCCAACCACATCCGCAAGCCGACCCGGCCGGAATGGATCGCCCACCAGGACTTCACGCCGATCGAGACGGTCGCCGACGACGCCCTGACCGCCTATGCCCGGTCCGGCCGGCTGGCCGCGGAGTAA
- the dmeF gene encoding CDF family Co(II)/Ni(II) efflux transporter DmeF — protein MHSDSLHRWQHDHSFGQDRAAAGERRTMLVVAITAMTMVIEIGAGVWTGSMALLADGVHMASHVLALGISAFAYVYARRHAHDARFSFGTGKVNALAGFTGALLLAVVALGMAWESAGRLLAPGDIAFDEAIMVAVLGLAVNAASVVILGGHRHGHDHGHEHARHHHDEHHHDHGHDREDHNLRSAYLHILADALTSVLAILALLGAKYLGAGWLDPVMGIVGAVLVANWSRGLLRSTTGVLLDHQAPEPVRERLRNIFEIGNGDRIADLHVWSIGPGIHAAIVSIVTHDPKTPEFYRALVPDDLGIRHLSVEVNRCT, from the coding sequence ATGCACAGTGATTCCCTTCATCGTTGGCAGCATGACCACAGCTTCGGCCAGGATCGCGCGGCGGCCGGCGAACGGCGCACGATGCTGGTGGTCGCCATAACCGCCATGACCATGGTGATCGAGATCGGCGCCGGCGTGTGGACCGGATCGATGGCGCTTCTTGCGGACGGCGTCCACATGGCGTCCCATGTGCTGGCGCTCGGGATTTCGGCCTTCGCCTATGTCTATGCGCGCCGGCATGCCCATGATGCCCGCTTCAGCTTCGGGACCGGCAAGGTCAATGCCCTGGCCGGCTTCACCGGTGCGCTGCTGCTGGCCGTCGTGGCGCTGGGAATGGCCTGGGAAAGCGCCGGCCGCCTGCTCGCCCCCGGGGATATCGCGTTCGACGAGGCGATAATGGTCGCGGTCCTGGGGCTGGCCGTCAACGCGGCGAGCGTCGTGATCCTCGGTGGGCATCGGCACGGCCACGATCATGGCCATGAGCACGCCCGTCACCATCATGATGAACATCATCATGACCATGGGCATGATCGAGAGGACCATAACCTGCGGTCGGCCTACCTGCATATCCTGGCCGACGCGCTGACCTCGGTGCTGGCGATCCTGGCGCTTCTCGGGGCCAAGTATCTCGGAGCCGGTTGGCTGGACCCGGTGATGGGCATCGTCGGCGCTGTTCTGGTCGCCAACTGGTCACGCGGCCTGCTGCGCAGCACGACCGGAGTCCTGCTGGACCACCAAGCTCCCGAACCGGTGCGCGAGCGGTTGCGGAACATCTTCGAGATAGGGAACGGCGATCGGATCGCCGACCTGCATGTCTGGTCGATCGGCCCCGGAATCCATGCCGCCATCGTCAGCATCGTCACTCACGATCCAAAGACGCCGGAATTCTACCGGGCTCTGGTTCCTGACGATCTCGGCATCAGGCATTTGAGCGTGGAGGTCAATCGCTGCACATAA
- the groL gene encoding chaperonin GroEL (60 kDa chaperone family; promotes refolding of misfolded polypeptides especially under stressful conditions; forms two stacked rings of heptamers to form a barrel-shaped 14mer; ends can be capped by GroES; misfolded proteins enter the barrel where they are refolded when GroES binds): MAAKEVKFSVDARTRMLRGVDILADAVKVTLGPKGRNVVLEKSFGAPRITKDGVTVAKEIELSDRFENMGAQMVREVASKTNDLAGDGTTTATVLAQAIVREGVKSVAAGMNPMDLKRGIDLAVEAVVNSVKASSKKINTNAEIAQVGTISANGEREIGEMIARAMEKVGNEGVITVEEAKSLETELEVVEGMQFDRGYLSPYFVTNAEKMTTELENPFILLHEKKLSGLQAMLPVLESVVQSGRPLLIVAEDVEGEVLATLVVNKLRGGLKVAAVKAPGFGDRRKAMLEDMAILTGGQVVSEDLGIKLENVNLEMLGTAKRVLITKEETTIVDGAGAGADIEARCTQIRRQIDETTSDYDREKLQERLAKLAGGVAVIRVGGATEIEVKERKDRVDDAMHATRAAVEEGVVSGGGAALLYAIKALDNVQVTNDDQRVGVEIIRRALKSPARQIADNAGADGAVVVGKLLESTDPSYGYDAQNGVFGDMFKAGIIDPTKVVRTALQDAASVAGLLITTEAMIADKPEPKGGPAMPPGGMGGMGGMGDMGF; this comes from the coding sequence ATGGCTGCCAAGGAAGTTAAGTTTTCGGTCGACGCCCGCACCCGCATGCTGCGTGGCGTGGACATTCTGGCCGACGCCGTCAAGGTGACGCTGGGCCCGAAGGGCCGCAACGTGGTGCTGGAGAAGAGCTTCGGCGCTCCGCGCATCACCAAGGACGGCGTGACGGTCGCCAAGGAAATCGAGCTGTCCGACAGGTTCGAGAACATGGGCGCGCAGATGGTGCGCGAGGTCGCCAGCAAGACCAACGACCTGGCCGGCGACGGCACCACCACCGCGACGGTCCTGGCCCAGGCGATCGTCCGCGAGGGCGTCAAGTCGGTCGCGGCCGGCATGAACCCGATGGACCTGAAGCGCGGCATCGACCTGGCGGTGGAAGCCGTCGTCAATTCCGTCAAGGCTTCCTCCAAGAAGATCAACACCAACGCGGAAATCGCCCAGGTCGGCACGATCTCCGCCAACGGTGAGCGCGAGATCGGCGAGATGATCGCCCGCGCCATGGAGAAGGTCGGCAACGAGGGCGTCATCACCGTCGAAGAGGCGAAGTCGCTGGAGACCGAGCTGGAAGTGGTCGAAGGCATGCAGTTCGACCGCGGCTACCTCAGCCCCTACTTCGTCACCAACGCCGAGAAGATGACCACCGAGCTGGAGAATCCGTTCATTCTCCTGCACGAGAAGAAGCTTTCCGGTCTTCAGGCGATGCTGCCGGTCCTCGAGTCCGTCGTCCAGAGCGGCCGTCCGCTGCTGATCGTCGCCGAGGACGTCGAGGGCGAGGTCCTGGCGACCCTGGTGGTCAACAAGCTGCGCGGCGGCCTGAAGGTCGCTGCCGTCAAGGCTCCCGGCTTCGGTGACCGCCGCAAGGCGATGCTGGAGGACATGGCCATCCTGACCGGCGGCCAGGTCGTCAGCGAGGATCTCGGTATCAAGCTCGAGAACGTGAACCTGGAGATGCTCGGCACGGCCAAGCGCGTCCTGATCACCAAGGAAGAGACCACGATCGTCGACGGCGCCGGCGCCGGCGCCGACATCGAGGCCCGCTGCACGCAGATCCGTCGCCAGATCGACGAGACCACCAGCGACTACGACCGTGAGAAGCTGCAGGAGCGGCTGGCCAAGCTGGCCGGCGGCGTCGCGGTGATCCGCGTCGGCGGTGCGACCGAGATCGAGGTGAAGGAGCGCAAGGATCGCGTCGACGACGCGATGCACGCGACCCGCGCCGCGGTCGAGGAAGGCGTTGTTTCGGGCGGCGGTGCGGCCCTGCTGTACGCGATCAAGGCCCTGGACAACGTCCAGGTCACCAACGACGACCAGCGCGTCGGCGTCGAGATCATCCGTCGCGCCCTGAAGTCTCCGGCCCGTCAGATCGCAGACAACGCCGGTGCCGACGGTGCCGTGGTGGTCGGCAAGCTGCTCGAGTCGACTGATCCGTCCTACGGCTACGACGCCCAGAACGGCGTCTTCGGCGACATGTTCAAGGCCGGCATCATCGACCCGACCAAGGTCGTGCGCACCGCCCTGCAGGACGCGGCTTCGGTCGCCGGCCTGCTGATCACCACCGAGGCGATGATCGCCGACAAGCCGGAGCCCAAGGGCGGCCCGGCCATGCCGCCGGGCGGCATGGGTGGCATGGGCGGCATGGGCGACATGGGCTTCTAA
- a CDS encoding co-chaperone GroES: MKFRPLHDRVVVKPTEQENKTAGGIIIPDTAKEKPMQGEVIAVGPGARGEDGKVTALDVKAGDKVLYGKWSGTEVKIEGDTLLIMRESDLMGVLE, translated from the coding sequence ATGAAGTTCAGGCCTTTGCATGATCGCGTCGTCGTGAAGCCGACCGAGCAGGAAAACAAGACTGCCGGCGGCATCATCATTCCGGACACCGCCAAGGAAAAGCCGATGCAGGGCGAAGTCATCGCCGTCGGCCCCGGTGCCCGCGGCGAGGACGGCAAGGTCACCGCGCTCGACGTCAAGGCGGGCGACAAGGTGCTGTACGGCAAGTGGTCCGGTACCGAGGTCAAGATCGAGGGCGACACGCTTCTGATCATGCGTGAGTCCGACCTGATGGGCGTCCTCGAGTAA
- the mazG gene encoding nucleoside triphosphate pyrophosphohydrolase — translation MSRNIDRLLDIMARLRDRDGGCPWDLEQTFRTIAPHTIEEAYEVADAIEQDDMPALKDELGDLLFQVVFYAQMAREAGEFDFEAIAGAISDKMIRRHPHVFGDVTVESADAMVLRWEDQKAAEREAKAAAEGRVPSVLDGVIGGLPALTRSIKLQKRAARVGFDWAETADILDKIEEEIGELRAELQAADPARLRDELGDLLFAVTNLARRLDIDPETALRGTNAKFERRFRRIESWLAEAGRGPEQSDLVEMETLWQRAKREETALGSDGRNNKNEE, via the coding sequence ATGTCCCGAAACATCGACCGCCTGCTCGACATCATGGCCCGGCTGCGCGACCGCGACGGCGGCTGCCCGTGGGACCTGGAGCAGACCTTCCGAACCATCGCGCCCCACACGATCGAGGAAGCCTACGAAGTCGCCGACGCGATCGAGCAGGACGACATGCCGGCGCTCAAGGACGAGCTGGGCGACCTGCTGTTCCAGGTGGTCTTCTACGCCCAAATGGCCCGGGAGGCCGGCGAGTTCGACTTCGAGGCGATCGCGGGAGCCATTTCCGACAAGATGATCCGGCGGCACCCGCATGTCTTCGGCGACGTGACGGTGGAGAGCGCCGATGCCATGGTCCTCCGCTGGGAGGACCAGAAGGCGGCCGAGCGCGAGGCCAAGGCCGCTGCCGAAGGCAGGGTTCCCAGCGTGCTGGACGGCGTGATCGGCGGCCTGCCGGCGCTGACCCGGTCGATCAAGCTCCAGAAGCGGGCGGCCCGCGTCGGTTTCGATTGGGCGGAGACCGCCGACATCCTGGACAAGATCGAGGAGGAGATCGGCGAGCTTCGGGCGGAACTGCAAGCCGCCGACCCCGCCCGGCTGCGGGACGAGCTGGGCGACCTGCTGTTCGCCGTCACCAATCTGGCGCGGCGTCTGGACATCGACCCGGAGACGGCCTTGCGTGGGACGAATGCCAAGTTCGAGCGCCGATTCCGCCGCATCGAGTCCTGGCTAGCCGAGGCCGGCCGCGGACCCGAGCAGTCGGATCTGGTCGAGATGGAGACGCTTTGGCAACGGGCCAAGCGCGAGGAGACGGCGCTGGGATCGGACGGCAGGAACAACAAGAACGAGGAGTGA
- a CDS encoding D-amino-acid transaminase: MARYAYVNGRFVPHGEAMVHVEDRGFQFADGVYEVVTIIDGRLVDEQGHLDRLARSLNELRIARPVAPPVLKLLMRRLIARNHVTQGTIYLQITRGVAPRDFKFPKHSHSSLVMTTKRAAAFATPEQLENGVKVISIPDIRWLRRDIKSVALLPQVLGKQQAVEAGAFEAWQLDPDGNVTEGCSSNAWIVTEDGTLVTRYANNLILNGVTRLSIIRLAREAGIPFEERPFSLEEAYRAREAFVSSASTFVMPVTRIDDRTVGNGKPGSLGERLRQAYLEYARTAGAS; this comes from the coding sequence ATGGCTCGATACGCATATGTCAACGGCCGGTTCGTACCCCACGGCGAGGCCATGGTCCATGTCGAGGACCGCGGATTCCAGTTCGCCGACGGGGTCTATGAGGTGGTCACGATCATCGACGGCAGGCTCGTCGACGAGCAGGGGCACCTGGACCGCCTGGCACGGTCGCTGAACGAACTGCGAATCGCGAGGCCGGTGGCTCCCCCCGTACTGAAGCTGCTGATGCGCCGGCTGATCGCCCGCAACCATGTGACCCAGGGAACGATCTACCTCCAGATCACGCGCGGAGTCGCCCCGCGGGACTTCAAATTTCCCAAGCATTCCCACAGCAGCCTGGTCATGACGACCAAGCGGGCGGCCGCCTTCGCGACCCCGGAACAGTTGGAGAACGGTGTCAAGGTGATCTCGATTCCCGACATCCGCTGGCTGCGCCGGGACATCAAATCGGTGGCGTTGCTGCCGCAGGTGCTGGGCAAGCAGCAGGCGGTGGAGGCAGGGGCGTTCGAGGCGTGGCAGCTCGACCCGGACGGCAACGTGACCGAGGGCTGCTCCAGCAATGCCTGGATCGTGACCGAGGACGGCACCCTGGTTACCCGCTACGCCAACAACCTGATCCTGAACGGCGTGACCCGGCTGTCGATCATCCGGCTCGCCAGGGAGGCCGGCATCCCGTTCGAGGAACGCCCGTTCTCGCTGGAGGAGGCTTACCGGGCGCGGGAAGCCTTCGTTTCCAGCGCCAGCACCTTCGTGATGCCGGTCACCCGGATCGACGACCGCACGGTCGGCAACGGCAAGCCGGGCTCTCTGGGCGAGCGCTTGCGGCAGGCCTACCTGGAGTATGCCCGGACGGCGGGCGCGTCGTGA
- a CDS encoding GntR family transcriptional regulator → MKPISSQPVLIDQVYESLVKAIADGSLPAGSRIRQEELAERLGVSRQPVSHALQLLKRQGLLVESGKRGLTVAPLDSARILDLYQVRTSLDALAARLAALRIAAGIAGLSARRELEDALQRGASLDPDRPAAVFIQADAEFHTAIYRLSGNSAIEETVAPQWPHLKRSMGVVLNDPGHRPKVWNEHAVIAGFILAGDAINAEAAALKHASRAGTETSQRLAAINQAA, encoded by the coding sequence ATGAAGCCGATATCCTCCCAGCCGGTTCTGATCGACCAAGTTTACGAATCTCTCGTCAAGGCGATCGCCGACGGCAGTTTGCCGGCTGGCAGCCGCATCCGCCAGGAGGAACTTGCCGAAAGGCTCGGCGTATCCCGTCAGCCGGTCAGCCACGCTCTCCAGCTCCTCAAGCGCCAGGGCTTGCTCGTGGAAAGCGGCAAGCGCGGCCTGACCGTGGCCCCGCTGGATTCCGCCCGCATCCTCGACCTCTATCAGGTCAGGACGTCGCTCGACGCCCTCGCCGCCCGGCTGGCTGCCCTGCGAATCGCGGCCGGCATCGCCGGCCTTTCGGCACGCCGGGAGCTTGAAGACGCCCTTCAGCGCGGCGCGTCCCTGGATCCCGACAGGCCGGCCGCCGTCTTCATCCAGGCCGACGCCGAATTCCATACGGCGATCTACCGCCTGTCCGGAAACTCGGCGATCGAGGAAACCGTGGCGCCGCAGTGGCCCCATCTCAAGCGGTCCATGGGTGTCGTCCTGAACGATCCCGGACACCGGCCCAAGGTCTGGAACGAACATGCCGTCATCGCGGGCTTCATCCTGGCCGGTGACGCCATCAACGCCGAAGCCGCGGCACTCAAGCACGCCAGCCGCGCCGGCACCGAGACATCCCAAAGGCTGGCGGCGATCAATCAGGCCGCTTGA
- a CDS encoding inositol monophosphatase family protein has protein sequence MLPDTDRVSTIIREVAEAEILPRFRRLASSDIREKGPGDLVTIADESSERELARRLRDLLPGSAVIGEEAAAADQSVLQRIFNDEPVWIIDPVDGTSNFASGKPQFGVIVALAGGGETLAGWIHDPLGRRTAVAVKGEGAWLDSTRLRAAGPASPADMTGVLSSRYFDLSIRERLEDRRHRFAHTFSLRCAAHEYLSLNSGEVHFSLYRRIMPWDHAAGTLMHAEAGGYHARLDGSPYAPTEQTGGLLLAPDRRSWTELCDLLFQD, from the coding sequence ATGCTGCCAGATACCGACCGCGTTTCGACCATCATCCGCGAGGTGGCCGAAGCCGAGATCCTGCCGCGTTTCCGCCGTTTGGCGAGTTCCGACATCCGTGAGAAAGGTCCGGGCGACCTCGTTACCATCGCCGACGAGTCCAGCGAACGGGAACTGGCCCGCCGCCTGCGCGACCTGCTTCCCGGCTCGGCGGTGATCGGCGAGGAAGCCGCGGCCGCGGATCAGTCGGTGCTCCAGAGGATCTTCAACGACGAGCCGGTCTGGATCATCGATCCGGTGGACGGCACGTCCAACTTCGCCTCCGGCAAGCCGCAGTTCGGCGTGATCGTCGCCTTGGCCGGCGGGGGCGAGACCCTCGCGGGCTGGATCCACGACCCGTTGGGCCGGCGCACGGCCGTCGCCGTGAAAGGCGAGGGGGCCTGGCTGGATTCCACCCGGCTCCGCGCCGCCGGGCCGGCCTCGCCCGCCGACATGACCGGCGTGCTGTCGTCCCGCTACTTCGACCTGTCGATCCGGGAGCGGCTGGAAGATCGCCGGCATCGGTTCGCCCATACCTTCTCGCTCCGCTGCGCGGCGCACGAGTATCTGAGCCTGAACAGCGGCGAGGTCCATTTCTCCCTCTACCGCCGGATCATGCCGTGGGACCATGCCGCCGGGACGCTGATGCACGCCGAGGCGGGCGGTTACCATGCCAGGCTCGACGGCAGCCCCTATGCCCCGACCGAGCAGACCGGGGGCCTCCTGCTGGCCCCCGATCGCCGGAGCTGGACGGAACTGTGCGACCTCCTGTTCCAGGACTGA
- the hflX gene encoding GTPase HflX: protein MGTGRALVIHPILRESKAADGMRSPEARLDEAVGLAAAIDLDVVHAEAVKVNRPQPSTLLGSGTVEHFAELIRDAEEKEEPIDLVVMDHALSPVQQRNLERGLHAKVIDRTGLILEIFGARARTREGQLQVELAALSYQRSRLVRSWTHLERQRGGFGFLGGPGESQLEIDRRLIGDRIIKLKRELDEVRRTRDLHRKARERVPYPVVALVGYTNAGKSSLFNRMAGADVFAKNLLFATLDPTMRGIELPTGRKVILSDTVGFISDLPTHLVAAFRATLEEVQAADIVLHVRDIAHPDSEAQKADVEGVLRDLDIDPSEDGRVVEVLNKIDLLDAATRDALLAQAARNDHMQAVSALTGEGLPELFALLDRHMTMDRQTVDLAVRIDDGAALAWLYQRGDVLERRDDESFAHLQIALDPADLARFERRYDYHPAT, encoded by the coding sequence ATGGGCACCGGCCGCGCCCTCGTGATCCATCCGATCCTGCGCGAGTCCAAGGCCGCCGACGGCATGCGCAGCCCGGAGGCGCGACTCGACGAAGCCGTCGGGCTGGCCGCCGCGATCGACCTGGACGTCGTCCATGCCGAAGCAGTCAAGGTCAACCGGCCACAGCCGTCGACCCTGCTCGGCTCGGGCACGGTGGAGCATTTCGCTGAACTCATTCGCGACGCCGAGGAGAAGGAAGAACCGATCGACCTCGTGGTGATGGATCATGCCTTGTCGCCGGTCCAGCAGCGCAACCTGGAGCGGGGACTCCACGCCAAGGTCATCGACCGCACCGGCCTGATCCTGGAGATCTTCGGAGCCCGGGCCCGGACCCGCGAAGGACAGTTGCAGGTCGAGCTTGCCGCGCTCAGCTACCAGCGCTCGCGGCTGGTCCGGTCCTGGACCCACCTGGAGCGCCAGCGCGGCGGCTTCGGCTTTCTGGGCGGACCCGGCGAGAGCCAGCTCGAGATCGACCGCCGCCTGATCGGCGATCGCATCATCAAGCTGAAGCGCGAGCTGGACGAGGTCCGGCGGACCCGGGATCTGCACCGCAAGGCGCGGGAGAGGGTACCGTATCCGGTGGTGGCCCTGGTCGGCTACACCAACGCCGGCAAGTCATCGTTGTTCAACCGGATGGCCGGCGCCGACGTGTTCGCCAAGAACCTGTTGTTCGCGACGCTCGACCCGACGATGCGCGGCATCGAGCTGCCGACCGGCCGCAAGGTGATCCTGTCCGACACGGTGGGGTTCATCTCCGACCTGCCGACCCACCTTGTCGCCGCCTTCCGGGCGACCCTGGAGGAGGTTCAGGCCGCCGACATCGTCCTGCATGTCCGGGACATCGCCCATCCGGACTCGGAGGCCCAGAAGGCCGACGTGGAAGGGGTGCTGCGTGACCTCGACATCGATCCGTCCGAGGACGGGCGAGTCGTGGAGGTGCTGAACAAGATCGACCTGCTCGACGCCGCGACGCGCGACGCCCTGCTCGCCCAGGCCGCGCGGAACGACCACATGCAGGCGGTTTCGGCCCTGACCGGCGAGGGATTGCCCGAGCTGTTCGCGCTTCTCGACCGCCACATGACGATGGACCGGCAGACGGTCGATCTCGCCGTCCGGATCGACGACGGGGCGGCGCTGGCTTGGCTCTACCAGCGCGGGGACGTGCTGGAGCGGCGGGACGACGAGTCTTTCGCCCATCTCCAGATCGCCCTGGATCCGGCCGACCTCGCCCGCTTCGAGCGGCGCTACGACTACCATCCCGCGACCTGA